From Pulveribacter suum, a single genomic window includes:
- a CDS encoding ParB N-terminal domain-containing protein, with protein sequence MTPPTAPEDIVVLPELQAYIDPLTPDEEEALERSLLAEGCRDALVLWGNVLVDGHNRYRLCTRHGLPFQTVQNTRFQNMEDVHLWMIDQHLGRRSVSEFQRGVLALRKREIIASRRAAAAAAVVAAKAQPADEEAPWEGEADPAVVRALAAVPRVPDDALDTREALARAARLTAAQVKMIEAIHHSATPEVVAAVKSGELSLNTAAVVASLPQDEQKAAAAGGAQELKQAARRVRESKKKPRSQAEGGDEAAEAAAPAPADAAALQARMAELEQENERLRQQVKALQDLLAEHG encoded by the coding sequence ATGACGCCTCCCACTGCCCCCGAAGACATCGTCGTCCTGCCCGAGCTGCAGGCCTATATCGATCCCCTGACCCCCGACGAAGAGGAGGCGCTGGAGCGCAGCCTGCTGGCCGAAGGCTGCCGCGACGCGCTGGTGCTGTGGGGCAACGTCCTGGTGGACGGCCACAACCGCTATCGCCTGTGCACCCGCCACGGCCTGCCCTTTCAGACGGTGCAGAACACGCGCTTTCAGAACATGGAGGACGTGCACCTGTGGATGATCGACCAGCACCTGGGCCGGCGCAGCGTGTCCGAGTTCCAGCGCGGCGTGCTGGCGCTGCGCAAGCGCGAGATCATCGCCAGCCGGCGCGCGGCTGCGGCCGCCGCGGTGGTCGCCGCCAAGGCCCAGCCCGCCGATGAAGAAGCGCCCTGGGAGGGTGAGGCCGACCCGGCCGTGGTGCGCGCCCTGGCCGCCGTGCCGCGCGTGCCCGACGACGCCCTGGACACGCGCGAGGCCCTGGCCCGCGCGGCCCGGCTGACGGCCGCGCAGGTGAAGATGATCGAGGCCATCCACCACAGCGCCACGCCCGAGGTGGTGGCCGCCGTCAAGTCGGGCGAGCTGTCGCTGAACACCGCCGCCGTGGTCGCCAGCCTGCCGCAGGACGAGCAAAAGGCCGCTGCCGCCGGCGGCGCGCAGGAGCTCAAGCAGGCCGCGCGCCGCGTGCGCGAATCCAAGAAAAAGCCCCGGTCGCAGGCGGAAGGCGGCGACGAAGCCGCCGAGGCCGCAGCCCCCGCGCCCGCCGACGCCGCGGCGCTGCAGGCCCGCATGGCCGAGCTGGAGCAGGAAAACGAACGCCTGCGCCAGCAGGTCAAGGCCCTGCAGGATCTGCTGGCCGAGCACGGCTGA
- a CDS encoding methyl-accepting chemotaxis protein has protein sequence MKHISVTQKLWLGVGGIVLGAVVIVALAGLNSARHQKTHEERDRLLSQRLEQATRWSALSQVNAVRTEALVLGEDAQDEAGFAEQIARTSGEIDTLAQSLRATAQDDEDRRRLQALEGLRQVMRAQRAQAVALKGQGQTNSARQLLRTQYRQAAASYLADLQALGRHQAEGLAQMRAQMGAARQGVVRGAALNMALLLLAVSVGAWLLISGIRRSLVQANAVAGQIAAGNLAVQVGAPRMDEFGRLLCSLQGMSGSLGAMIGEVRDSGDAIALASAEIASGNQDLSERTEQTSSHLQQASSAMQQLTRTLQTTAQGAQQAAGLAQRACAVAQRGGQEVGEVVSTMNDIHARSQKIADITGVIDSIAFQTNILALNAAVEAARAGDSGRGFAVVAAEVRQLAQRSAQAAREIKQLIQDSVDRAADGARLVHNAGGTMAEVVRAISDASSVMGDINTSVAEQRDSMAQVNDAVSALERMTLQNAALVEQSAAAAHSMHQQSEQLQALVQRFHVAQGAAPAGAALQPAPAIAAPRRRLLELA, from the coding sequence ATGAAGCACATCAGCGTGACGCAGAAGCTGTGGCTGGGCGTGGGCGGCATCGTGCTGGGCGCGGTGGTCATCGTGGCGCTGGCGGGGCTGAACTCCGCGCGCCACCAGAAGACGCACGAGGAGCGCGACCGGCTGCTGTCGCAGCGCCTGGAGCAGGCCACTCGCTGGAGCGCGCTGTCGCAGGTCAACGCGGTGCGCACCGAGGCCCTGGTGCTGGGCGAGGACGCGCAGGACGAGGCCGGCTTTGCCGAGCAGATCGCCCGCACCTCTGGCGAGATCGACACGCTGGCCCAGTCCCTGCGCGCCACGGCGCAGGACGACGAGGACCGCCGCCGCCTGCAGGCGCTGGAGGGCCTGCGCCAGGTCATGCGGGCCCAGCGCGCCCAGGCCGTGGCGCTGAAAGGGCAGGGCCAGACGAACTCGGCGCGCCAGCTGCTGCGCACGCAGTACCGCCAGGCAGCTGCCAGCTATCTGGCCGACCTGCAGGCCCTGGGCCGGCACCAGGCCGAGGGGCTGGCGCAGATGCGCGCGCAGATGGGTGCGGCGCGCCAGGGCGTGGTGCGCGGGGCGGCGCTGAACATGGCGTTGTTGCTGCTGGCGGTGTCGGTGGGCGCGTGGCTGCTGATCAGCGGCATCCGCCGCTCGCTGGTGCAGGCCAATGCCGTGGCCGGGCAGATCGCCGCCGGCAACCTGGCTGTGCAGGTGGGCGCGCCGCGCATGGACGAGTTCGGCCGGCTGCTGTGCTCGCTGCAGGGCATGAGCGGCTCGCTGGGCGCCATGATCGGCGAGGTGCGCGACAGCGGCGACGCCATCGCCCTGGCCAGCGCCGAGATCGCCAGCGGCAACCAGGACCTGTCGGAGCGCACCGAGCAGACCTCCAGCCACCTGCAGCAGGCCTCCAGCGCCATGCAGCAGCTCACCCGGACCTTGCAGACCACCGCCCAGGGCGCGCAGCAGGCGGCGGGCCTGGCGCAGCGGGCCTGCGCCGTGGCCCAGCGCGGCGGGCAGGAGGTGGGCGAGGTGGTGTCCACCATGAACGACATCCACGCCCGCAGCCAGAAGATCGCCGACATCACCGGGGTGATCGACTCCATCGCCTTCCAGACCAACATCCTGGCGCTGAATGCCGCGGTGGAGGCCGCCCGCGCCGGCGACTCCGGCCGGGGCTTTGCCGTGGTGGCCGCCGAGGTGCGCCAGCTCGCCCAGCGCAGCGCCCAGGCGGCGCGGGAGATCAAGCAGCTGATTCAGGATTCGGTGGACCGGGCCGCCGACGGCGCCCGCCTGGTGCACAACGCCGGCGGCACCATGGCCGAGGTGGTGCGTGCCATCAGCGACGCCAGCAGCGTCATGGGCGACATCAACACCAGCGTGGCCGAGCAGCGCGACAGCATGGCGCAGGTCAACGACGCCGTGAGCGCCCTGGAGCGCATGACGCTGCAAAACGCCGCCCTGGTGGAGCAAAGCGCCGCCGCCGCGCACAGCATGCACCAGCAGTCCGAGCAGCTGCAGGCGCTGGTGCAGCGCTTTCACGTAGCGCAGGGGGCGGCCCCGGCGGGCGCCGCGCTGCAGCCGGCGCCGGCCATCGCTGCGCCGCGGCGGCGCCTGCTAGAGCTGGCCTGA
- the trhP gene encoding prephenate-dependent tRNA uridine(34) hydroxylase TrhP: MTLKSPELLLPAGSLDKMRAAYDFGADAVYAGQPRYSLRARNNEFRLEQIAQGIAEAHARGKKFFVTSNLIAHNDKVRTYLRDIEPVIACQPDAFIMADPGLIMMVKEKWPETEVHLSVQANTTNWATVKFWQKMGVSRIILSRELSLDEIEKIRQECPDMELEVFVHGALCIAYSGRCLLSGYFNRRDPNQGTCTNACRWEYKTHDAQVDPNTGEALASGMDKGFDFAQAREEADSQFTSTCGSGQRHPKADQVYLLEEMGRPGEHMPIMEDEHGTYIMNSKDLRAVEHVERLVRIGVDSLKIEGRTKSLYYVARTAQVYRRAIDDAVAGRPFNPALITDLEGLANRGYTGGLLERRPANDYQNYETGNSVLHRAHFVGEVRGFAEGMAEVETKNRFSVGDTLEVIHPSGNRQIRLEQMFNLEGEPVQVAQGSPVRVRIPMQGPVEGALIARLLQV; encoded by the coding sequence ATGACCCTGAAAAGCCCCGAACTGCTGCTGCCCGCCGGCTCGCTGGACAAGATGCGCGCGGCGTATGACTTCGGCGCCGACGCCGTCTATGCCGGCCAGCCGCGCTACAGCTTGCGCGCACGCAACAACGAATTCCGCCTGGAGCAGATCGCCCAGGGCATTGCCGAGGCGCACGCGCGCGGCAAGAAGTTCTTCGTCACCAGCAACCTGATCGCGCACAACGACAAGGTGCGCACCTACCTGCGCGACATCGAGCCGGTCATCGCCTGCCAACCCGACGCCTTCATCATGGCCGACCCGGGCCTGATCATGATGGTCAAGGAGAAGTGGCCCGAGACCGAGGTGCACCTTTCGGTGCAGGCCAACACCACCAACTGGGCGACGGTGAAGTTCTGGCAGAAGATGGGCGTGTCGCGCATCATCCTGTCGCGCGAGCTGTCGCTCGACGAGATCGAGAAGATCCGCCAGGAATGCCCGGACATGGAGCTGGAGGTGTTCGTGCACGGCGCGCTGTGCATCGCCTACTCGGGCCGGTGCCTGCTGAGCGGCTACTTCAACCGCCGCGACCCCAACCAGGGCACCTGCACCAACGCCTGCCGCTGGGAATACAAGACCCACGACGCGCAGGTGGACCCCAACACCGGCGAGGCTCTGGCCAGCGGCATGGACAAGGGTTTCGACTTTGCCCAGGCGCGCGAGGAGGCCGACAGCCAGTTCACCAGCACTTGCGGCAGCGGCCAGCGCCACCCCAAGGCGGACCAGGTCTATCTGCTCGAAGAGATGGGCCGCCCCGGCGAGCACATGCCCATCATGGAGGACGAGCACGGCACCTACATCATGAACAGCAAGGACCTGCGCGCCGTGGAGCACGTGGAGCGGCTGGTCAGGATCGGCGTCGATTCGCTCAAGATCGAGGGCCGCACCAAGAGCCTGTACTACGTGGCCCGCACCGCCCAGGTCTATCGCCGCGCCATCGATGACGCGGTGGCCGGCCGGCCGTTCAATCCGGCGCTCATCACCGACCTGGAAGGCCTGGCCAACCGGGGCTACACCGGCGGCCTGCTGGAGCGCCGCCCGGCCAACGACTACCAGAACTACGAGACCGGCAACAGCGTGCTGCACCGGGCCCATTTCGTGGGGGAAGTGCGCGGCTTTGCGGAGGGCATGGCCGAGGTGGAGACGAAAAACCGCTTCTCGGTCGGCGACACGCTGGAGGTCATCCACCCCAGCGGCAACCGGCAGATCCGGCTGGAGCAGATGTTCAACCTGGAAGGCGAGCCGGTGCAGGTCGCCCAGGGCAGCCCGGTGCGCGTGCGCATTCCCATGCAGGGGCCGGTAGAGGGCGCGCTGATCGCCCGCTTGCTGCAAGTTTGA
- a CDS encoding response regulator transcription factor, producing MDTPEDRLLLIVEDDEAFARTLARSFERRGWRVLHAASLAEVQQLLAEHSPSHAVVDLKLRGEATGLACVQALHAAWPDMLIVVLTGFASIATAVEAIKLGACQYLAKPSNTDDIEAAFARTEGDTEVELTNRTSSIKTLEWERIHEVLAETGFNISEAARRLGMHRRTLTRKLDKRRV from the coding sequence ATGGACACCCCTGAGGACCGCCTGCTGCTGATCGTGGAGGACGACGAAGCCTTCGCGCGCACCCTGGCGCGCTCGTTCGAGCGGCGCGGCTGGCGCGTGCTGCACGCCGCCAGCCTGGCCGAGGTGCAGCAACTGCTGGCCGAGCACTCGCCCAGCCACGCGGTGGTGGATTTGAAGCTGCGCGGCGAGGCCACGGGCCTGGCCTGCGTGCAGGCCCTGCATGCGGCCTGGCCCGACATGCTGATCGTCGTGCTCACCGGCTTTGCCAGCATCGCCACCGCCGTCGAGGCCATCAAGCTGGGCGCCTGCCAGTACCTGGCCAAACCCTCCAACACCGACGACATCGAGGCCGCCTTCGCCCGCACCGAAGGCGACACCGAGGTGGAGCTCACCAACCGCACCAGCTCCATCAAGACGCTGGAGTGGGAGCGCATCCACGAGGTGCTGGCCGAGACCGGCTTCAACATCTCCGAGGCCGCGCGGCGCTTGGGGATGCACCGGCGCACCCTCACGCGCAAGCTGGACAAGCGGCGGGTTTAG
- a CDS encoding ATP-binding protein, giving the protein MSEHPAPPATAAPAHKARSADAAAGLKNLQQLIQLRWFAVIGQVFTIEVAHYSLALRLPLAEMLLVVACLAAYNGASWLRWRLGLRVRPVELLLALLVDVAVLTVQLYLSGGAGNPFIFLYLLQVTLGAALLRSRHVWTLVAVTTLCVALLTRFHLPLPLSIDFSRGLASPYVLGLLACFVLNAALVAVFMSRIGRNLRQRDARLAAIRQRAAEEDHVVRMGLLASGAAHELGTPLSTLAVILGDWQHDPQLARDAQLQQDVAEMQTQVQRCKAIVSGILLSAGEARGEASAQTTVWRFLDSLVAEWRATRSMPDFFYDNRFAPDRAMVADATLEQMVFSVLDNAREASPDWVGLAAESCGEGGQTLCITVTDRGPGFAPDILRQLGKPYHSSKGRAGSGLGLFLAMQVARTLGGRLQAGNLPGGGARVTITLPLAAVAL; this is encoded by the coding sequence ATGAGCGAACACCCCGCCCCACCTGCCACCGCCGCCCCCGCGCACAAGGCTCGCTCGGCCGACGCGGCCGCGGGCCTGAAGAACCTGCAGCAGCTGATCCAGCTGCGCTGGTTCGCCGTGATCGGCCAGGTCTTCACCATCGAGGTGGCGCACTACAGCCTGGCGCTGCGGCTGCCGCTGGCCGAGATGCTGCTGGTCGTCGCCTGCCTGGCGGCCTACAACGGCGCGAGCTGGCTGCGCTGGCGCCTGGGCCTGCGCGTGCGGCCGGTGGAGCTGCTGCTGGCCCTGCTGGTGGACGTGGCGGTGCTCACCGTGCAGCTGTACCTGAGCGGCGGCGCGGGCAACCCCTTCATCTTCCTGTACCTGCTGCAGGTCACCCTGGGCGCGGCGCTGCTGCGCAGCCGGCACGTGTGGACGCTGGTGGCCGTGACCACGCTGTGCGTGGCGCTGCTGACGCGCTTTCACCTGCCGCTGCCGCTGTCCATCGACTTCTCGCGCGGCCTGGCCAGCCCCTATGTGCTGGGCCTGCTGGCGTGCTTTGTGCTGAACGCGGCGCTGGTCGCCGTCTTCATGAGCCGCATCGGGCGCAACCTGCGCCAGCGCGACGCGCGCCTGGCCGCCATCCGCCAGCGCGCGGCCGAAGAGGACCACGTCGTGCGCATGGGCCTGCTGGCCTCCGGCGCGGCGCACGAGCTGGGCACGCCGCTGTCCACCCTGGCCGTCATCCTGGGCGACTGGCAGCACGACCCGCAGCTGGCGCGCGACGCCCAGCTGCAGCAGGACGTGGCGGAAATGCAGACCCAGGTGCAGCGCTGCAAGGCCATCGTCAGCGGCATCTTGCTGTCGGCCGGCGAAGCGCGCGGCGAGGCCTCGGCGCAGACCACCGTCTGGCGCTTTCTCGACTCGCTGGTGGCCGAGTGGCGTGCCACCCGCTCCATGCCCGACTTCTTCTACGACAACCGCTTCGCGCCCGACCGCGCCATGGTGGCCGACGCGACGCTGGAGCAAATGGTGTTCAGCGTGCTGGACAATGCCCGCGAGGCCTCACCCGACTGGGTGGGCCTGGCGGCCGAGTCCTGCGGCGAGGGCGGCCAGACGCTGTGCATCACCGTGACCGACCGCGGCCCCGGCTTTGCCCCCGACATCCTGCGCCAGCTGGGCAAGCCCTACCACTCCAGCAAGGGCCGCGCCGGCAGCGGCCTGGGCCTGTTCCTGGCGATGCAGGTGGCGCGCACCCTGGGCGGGCGGCTGCAGGCCGGCAACCTGCCCGGCGGCGGCGCCCGCGTCACCATCACGCTGCCGCTGGCCGCCGTTGCGCTCTAG
- a CDS encoding SURF1 family protein, with the protein MTEPPSSAPAGRPRSAFALALLALAGAGLFALFAALGGWQAERRVWKLALIERVQQRLHAAPATLPPRGQWPQANATDHEYLPVQVQGRWLAAKTVLTQATTELGAGWWVLTPLALADGGQVLVNRGFIPDTLRAQWPARDPLAQQGEGAPAQVTGLLRMSEPGGGFLRRNAPAEGRWHSRDVAGIAQAQGLADAAPFFIDAGIPDLRAAAQPAAAGDGPWPRPGLTVVQFHNSHLVYVFTWWGLAAMVLGAAVLVARYELRLRARHHR; encoded by the coding sequence TTGACCGAACCGCCCTCCAGCGCGCCCGCCGGCAGGCCGCGCTCCGCCTTCGCGCTGGCCCTGCTGGCGCTGGCCGGGGCCGGCCTGTTCGCCCTGTTCGCCGCGCTGGGCGGGTGGCAGGCCGAGCGTCGCGTCTGGAAGCTGGCGCTGATCGAGCGGGTGCAGCAGCGCCTGCACGCCGCCCCCGCCACCCTGCCCCCGCGCGGCCAGTGGCCGCAGGCCAACGCCACCGACCACGAATACCTGCCCGTGCAGGTGCAGGGCCGCTGGCTGGCGGCCAAGACCGTGCTGACCCAGGCCACCACCGAGCTGGGCGCCGGCTGGTGGGTGCTGACGCCCCTGGCGCTGGCGGACGGCGGCCAGGTGCTGGTCAACCGCGGCTTCATTCCCGACACGCTGCGCGCCCAGTGGCCGGCACGCGACCCGCTGGCCCAGCAAGGCGAAGGCGCCCCCGCCCAGGTCACCGGCCTGCTGCGCATGAGCGAGCCCGGCGGCGGCTTTCTGCGCCGCAACGCGCCCGCCGAGGGCCGCTGGCATTCGCGCGACGTGGCCGGCATCGCCCAGGCGCAGGGGCTGGCCGATGCCGCGCCCTTCTTCATCGACGCCGGCATTCCCGACCTGCGCGCCGCCGCGCAGCCCGCCGCCGCCGGCGACGGCCCCTGGCCGCGCCCGGGCCTGACCGTGGTGCAGTTCCACAACAGCCACCTGGTGTATGTCTTCACCTGGTGGGGTTTGGCGGCCATGGTGCTGGGCGCGGCCGTCCTCGTGGCACGCTACGAGCTTCGCCTGCGCGCTCGCCACCACCGATGA
- the cyoD gene encoding cytochrome o ubiquinol oxidase subunit IV: MRAQQLHPAHDTPHGEHHDGHHDGDDLHVSMSDYVRGFVLAVILTVIPFWLVMAGVIQNRATLVVVLGVLAAVQIVVHMVYFLHMNGKVQGGWTLLSTIFAVIFVGVTIAGTLWVMFHMNAHMMPDHANPMAMQPAAPHGHTATP, from the coding sequence ATGCGCGCACAACAACTTCATCCTGCCCACGACACGCCTCATGGCGAGCACCACGACGGGCACCACGACGGCGACGACCTGCACGTCAGCATGTCCGACTACGTCCGCGGCTTCGTGCTGGCCGTCATCCTGACGGTGATCCCCTTCTGGCTGGTCATGGCCGGCGTCATCCAGAACCGCGCCACGCTGGTGGTGGTGCTGGGCGTGCTGGCGGCCGTGCAGATCGTCGTGCACATGGTGTATTTCCTGCACATGAACGGCAAGGTCCAGGGCGGCTGGACGCTGCTGTCCACCATCTTCGCCGTGATCTTCGTGGGCGTGACCATCGCCGGCACGCTGTGGGTCATGTTCCACATGAACGCCCACATGATGCCGGACCACGCCAACCCGATGGCCATGCAGCCCGCGGCCCCGCACGGCCACACCGCCACGCCTTGA
- the cyoC gene encoding cytochrome o ubiquinol oxidase subunit III: MSDVTLNHAGGAGAAAAPRQYHLAHEPHPQNGTSLGFWLYLMSDVLIFAALFATYGVLGRAYAGGPTGAELFDLKLVAINTAFLLLSSITFGFAMLQKQAKNVGGTLTWLAVTGVLGLAFLGVELYEFAHLIHAGATPQTSAFLSAFFTLVGTHGLHVTFGIIWLITLMIQISKHGLTPANVRRVNCLSMFWHFLDVVWVGVFTFVYLMGVL; encoded by the coding sequence ATGTCTGACGTCACCTTGAACCACGCCGGCGGCGCTGGCGCTGCCGCCGCGCCGCGCCAGTACCACCTGGCGCACGAGCCGCACCCGCAAAACGGCACCTCGCTGGGCTTTTGGCTGTACCTGATGAGCGACGTGCTCATCTTCGCCGCCCTGTTCGCCACCTACGGGGTGCTGGGCCGGGCCTATGCCGGCGGCCCCACGGGCGCCGAGCTGTTCGACCTGAAGCTGGTGGCCATCAACACGGCCTTCCTGCTGCTGTCGTCCATCACCTTTGGCTTTGCCATGCTGCAAAAGCAGGCAAAGAACGTGGGCGGCACGCTGACCTGGCTAGCCGTCACCGGCGTGCTGGGCCTGGCCTTCCTGGGGGTGGAGCTGTACGAGTTCGCCCACCTGATTCACGCCGGCGCCACGCCGCAGACCAGCGCCTTCCTGTCCGCGTTCTTCACGCTGGTGGGTACGCACGGCCTGCACGTGACCTTCGGCATCATCTGGCTCATCACGCTGATGATCCAGATCTCCAAGCATGGGCTGACCCCCGCCAACGTGCGCCGCGTCAACTGCCTGTCCATGTTCTGGCACTTCCTGGACGTGGTCTGGGTGGGTGTGTTCACCTTCGTGTACCTGATGGGAGTGCTGTAA
- the cyoB gene encoding cytochrome o ubiquinol oxidase subunit I translates to MPEQMTPNHWLLGRVTWDSVPMAHEPILLWTFIAVVLGGLVVLAGLSRYRLWTPLWRDWICSIDHKKIGIMYMILGLVMFLRGFADAIMMRLQQSMAFGESMGYLPPHHYDQIFTAHGVIMIFFVAMPFVTGLMNYLVPLQIGARDVSFPFLNNFSFWMTTGGAVLVMMSLFLGEFSTSGWLALSNLGAQSPGVGLDYYIWGLQVAGVGTTLSGINLIVTIIKMRAPGMTLMKMPIFTWTALCTNALIVASFPVLTAALVLMSLDRYLGTNFFTNDLGGNSMLYVNLIWIWGHPEVYILVLPAFGVYSEIVPTFTRKRLFGYTSMVYATVVITLLSYLVWLHHFFTMGSGATVNTFFGITTMIISIPTGAKIFNWLFTMYKGRIRFTVPMLWTIGFMVTFAIGGMTGVLLAVPPADFVLHNSLFLIAHFHNVIIGGVVFAVFAGINYWFPKAFGYRLVESWGRASFWFWLVGFWVAFMPLYILGLMGVTRRVNHFEDSSLQIWFVVAAFGAVLIAIGIACFFVQLFVSYQRRSELRDVTGDPWDARTLEWATSSPPPQYNFAFTPVAYEIDAWWDMKKHGYRRPLAGFAPIHMPANTGAGFVIAMLSTLFGFAMIWHMWPLAIGSLAAIIVATIVHTFNYQRDYYIPAAEVAAVEESRTQQLAAASHV, encoded by the coding sequence ATGCCTGAACAAATGACTCCCAACCACTGGTTGCTGGGCCGCGTCACGTGGGATTCCGTCCCCATGGCGCACGAGCCCATCTTGCTGTGGACCTTCATCGCCGTGGTGCTGGGCGGCCTGGTCGTGCTGGCCGGCCTGAGCAGGTACCGCCTGTGGACGCCGCTGTGGCGCGACTGGATCTGCTCCATCGACCACAAGAAGATCGGCATCATGTACATGATCCTGGGCCTGGTCATGTTCCTGCGCGGCTTTGCCGACGCGATCATGATGCGGCTGCAGCAGTCCATGGCCTTCGGCGAGAGCATGGGCTACCTGCCGCCGCACCACTACGACCAGATCTTCACCGCCCACGGCGTGATCATGATCTTCTTCGTGGCCATGCCCTTCGTCACCGGGCTGATGAACTACCTGGTGCCGCTGCAGATCGGCGCGCGCGACGTGTCCTTCCCGTTCCTGAACAACTTCAGCTTCTGGATGACCACCGGCGGCGCCGTGCTGGTCATGATGTCGCTGTTCCTGGGCGAGTTCTCCACCTCCGGCTGGCTGGCACTATCCAACCTGGGGGCGCAGAGCCCCGGCGTGGGGCTGGACTACTACATCTGGGGCCTGCAGGTGGCGGGGGTGGGCACGACGCTGTCGGGCATCAATCTGATCGTCACCATCATCAAGATGCGCGCGCCGGGCATGACGCTCATGAAGATGCCCATCTTCACCTGGACGGCCCTGTGCACCAATGCGCTGATCGTGGCGTCGTTCCCGGTGCTGACGGCCGCGCTGGTGCTGATGAGCCTGGACCGCTACCTGGGCACCAACTTCTTCACGAACGACCTGGGGGGCAACTCCATGCTGTACGTGAACCTGATCTGGATCTGGGGCCACCCGGAGGTCTACATCCTGGTGCTGCCGGCCTTTGGCGTGTACTCCGAGATCGTGCCCACCTTCACCAGGAAGCGCCTGTTCGGCTACACCTCCATGGTCTATGCCACGGTGGTCATCACGCTGCTGTCGTACCTGGTGTGGCTGCACCACTTCTTCACCATGGGCTCGGGCGCCACGGTGAACACGTTCTTCGGCATCACCACGATGATCATCTCGATCCCGACGGGCGCCAAGATCTTCAACTGGCTGTTCACCATGTACAAGGGCCGCATCCGCTTCACGGTGCCCATGCTGTGGACCATCGGCTTCATGGTGACGTTCGCCATCGGCGGCATGACGGGCGTGCTGCTGGCCGTGCCGCCGGCCGACTTCGTGCTGCACAACTCGCTGTTCCTGATCGCCCACTTCCACAACGTGATCATCGGCGGCGTGGTGTTTGCGGTGTTCGCGGGCATCAACTACTGGTTTCCCAAGGCCTTCGGCTACCGCCTGGTCGAGTCCTGGGGCCGCGCCTCCTTCTGGTTCTGGCTGGTGGGCTTCTGGGTGGCGTTCATGCCGCTGTACATCCTGGGCCTGATGGGCGTGACGCGCCGCGTGAACCACTTCGAGGACTCCTCCCTGCAGATCTGGTTCGTGGTCGCCGCCTTCGGCGCCGTGCTGATCGCCATCGGCATCGCCTGCTTCTTCGTGCAGCTGTTCGTCAGCTACCAGCGCAGGAGCGAGCTGCGCGACGTGACGGGCGACCCCTGGGATGCCCGCACGCTGGAATGGGCCACCTCCTCGCCCCCGCCGCAGTACAACTTCGCCTTCACGCCCGTGGCGTACGAGATCGACGCCTGGTGGGACATGAAGAAGCATGGCTACCGCCGGCCGCTGGCGGGCTTCGCGCCCATCCACATGCCGGCCAACACCGGCGCGGGCTTCGTCATCGCCATGCTGTCCACGCTGTTTGGCTTCGCCATGATCTGGCACATGTGGCCGCTGGCCATCGGCTCGCTGGCCGCCATCATCGTGGCCACCATCGTGCACACCTTCAACTACCAGCGCGACTACTACATCCCCGCGGCCGAAGTGGCTGCCGTGGAAGAGTCGCGCACCCAGCAACTGGCCGCCGCATCGCATGTCTGA
- the cyoA gene encoding ubiquinol oxidase subunit II — MPVHTPPLRRLAWPAAALASLLLAGCSKAVVLNPAGDVAAQQGNLVVTATLLMLIIIVPVIVLILLFAWKYRHTNQDAAYEPDWHHSTTLELIIWTVPLMIIIALGALTWIGTHKLDPYRPLDRIDAQRPLAAGIKPLEVQVVAMDWKWLFLYPEQGIATVNELAAPVDRPILFKLTATSTMNAFYVPDLAGMIYAMPGMQTELNAIINQPGVFHGLASHYSGPGFSGMTFKFHGLSDEGFAQWVDKARTEGKALDQASYLQLAQPSERDPVQRFASVQGGLYDRILNRCVEDGRTCMHEQMAMDARAAAGLPRDMCTPADAPQIVAALGQRASDAP, encoded by the coding sequence ATGCCCGTTCACACTCCACCCCTTCGACGGCTGGCCTGGCCGGCGGCCGCGCTGGCCAGCCTGCTGCTGGCTGGCTGCAGCAAGGCTGTCGTGCTCAACCCGGCCGGCGACGTGGCCGCCCAGCAAGGCAACCTCGTCGTCACCGCCACGCTGCTGATGCTGATCATCATCGTGCCGGTCATCGTCCTGATCCTGCTGTTCGCCTGGAAGTACCGCCACACCAACCAGGACGCCGCCTACGAGCCCGACTGGCACCACTCCACCACGCTGGAGCTGATCATCTGGACCGTGCCGCTGATGATCATCATTGCCCTGGGGGCGCTGACCTGGATCGGCACGCACAAGCTCGACCCCTACCGCCCGCTGGACCGCATCGACGCCCAGCGCCCGCTGGCTGCGGGCATCAAGCCCCTGGAGGTGCAGGTGGTGGCGATGGACTGGAAGTGGCTGTTCCTGTACCCCGAGCAGGGAATCGCCACCGTGAACGAGCTGGCCGCGCCGGTGGACCGCCCCATCCTGTTCAAGCTGACGGCCACCTCGACCATGAACGCTTTCTACGTGCCCGACCTGGCGGGGATGATCTACGCCATGCCCGGCATGCAGACGGAGCTGAACGCCATCATCAACCAGCCGGGCGTGTTCCACGGCCTGGCCTCGCACTACAGCGGCCCGGGCTTCTCGGGCATGACGTTCAAGTTCCACGGCCTTTCGGACGAGGGCTTCGCCCAGTGGGTGGACAAGGCCCGCACCGAGGGCAAGGCGCTGGACCAGGCCAGCTACCTGCAGCTGGCCCAGCCCAGCGAGCGCGACCCCGTGCAGCGCTTTGCCAGCGTGCAGGGCGGGCTGTACGACCGCATCCTGAACCGCTGCGTGGAGGACGGCCGCACCTGCATGCACGAGCAGATGGCCATGGACGCGCGTGCCGCCGCCGGCCTGCCGCGCGACATGTGCACCCCGGCCGATGCGCCGCAGATCGTCGCCGCGCTCGGCCAGCGCGCCAGCGACGCACCCTGA